One region of Deltaproteobacteria bacterium genomic DNA includes:
- a CDS encoding molecular chaperone HtpG (molecular chaperone): ESFKDKGYEVLFFTDPVDEVWLERAPAYEDLNFASISKGEVDLGTEEEKEKAREDLKKSEENFKSLLEKLQALLDNEVKEVRLTNRMTSSPACLVVDQDDMSPQMAQLMSAMGQGVPASKRILEVNPNHPILEKLRGKVDANAEDPAIGEYAQLLHGQALLAEGGTLNDPTAFTKLVSNLMVRAL; the protein is encoded by the coding sequence CGAGTCTTTCAAAGACAAGGGATACGAAGTTCTCTTCTTCACCGATCCGGTTGATGAAGTTTGGCTAGAGCGCGCACCTGCATACGAAGACCTCAATTTTGCTTCTATCAGCAAGGGTGAAGTCGACCTCGGTACCGAAGAGGAAAAGGAAAAAGCGCGGGAAGACCTTAAGAAGAGCGAAGAAAACTTTAAATCGCTTTTAGAGAAGCTTCAGGCGTTGCTCGACAACGAGGTGAAAGAAGTTCGTTTAACGAACCGAATGACCTCATCTCCTGCATGCTTGGTTGTGGATCAAGATGATATGTCTCCTCAGATGGCTCAGCTCATGAGTGCCATGGGGCAGGGTGTTCCAGCCAGTAAGCGTATTTTGGAAGTTAATCCGAATCATCCCATCCTTGAGAAGCTGCGCGGTAAAGTAGACGCCAATGCTGAAGATCCAGCAATTGGAGAGTATGCACAGCTCCTACATGGACAAGCACTTTTGGCCGAAGGTGGGACGCTCAACGACCCAACAGCCTTCACAAAGCTTGTTTCTAACCTAATGGTCCGTGCGCTTTAA